The Nomascus leucogenys isolate Asia chromosome 21, Asia_NLE_v1, whole genome shotgun sequence genomic sequence GATTAATGAATTTTCACCTAAAAAGAGTACGAAAAGTTTACTGTTACCGTTTCAGATTCCAGATGGCAAATAATCTTTGACTGACTACCACTTGTTCAGTTTGGGTGTAGTATCAAAGGTGGAACATCCACAAAACATACTCCTTCCTTTCCAACTACCTATCTGTGTGGTCAGATTTGCTTCAATTACAACAACATCACATGATAGATTTAACGCAGAAAAAAGTTATGAGAATCTTCTAGCTGTCATCGATTAAGCGGggcattaaagagatttgcaaaaatgtaaaacaaagacattcctcattaaacattttgttttagaaaatagttaTTGTTCATAAAAATGTTACTTACAGTAACACGTgataggtgttttttttgttgttgttttttgagacagagtcttactctgtcccccaggaagGAGTACAGTAGCActatctcagcttaccgcaacctctacctcccgggttcaagtgattctcctgcctcagcctcccgagtagctgggattgcaggtgcctgccgccacggccagctaatattttgtatttttagtagagacagggctttgccacgttggccagggtggtctcgaactcctgacctcaggtgatccacccgcttcagcctcccgaagtgctgggattacaggcgtgagccactgcgcccggcctttttttttttttgagacagcgtttcactcttgttgaccaggctggagtgcaatggcacaatctcagctcactgcaacctccgcctccaaggatcaagcagttctcctccctcagcctcccaagtagctgggattataggtatatgccaccacacccggctaattttttgtatttttagtagagacggggcttcaccatattggtcaggctggtctcgaactcctgacctcaggtgatccacccgcctcggcctcccaaagtgctaggattacaggtgtgagccacgacgcctggccaggtttttttaatgaataaatatttaaaaaatttttcagtttcagtttctAATAAATTAAGTATTAATAGATCAAATccatagaaaatgaaagaacactGTCCACTATTACTGTTACACACTACTATACATAGCCACCTTGCATTGTTGTATCTCACTGAATCTGGGAACCCTATGAAGTAAGTGGTAGTATTCCTGCTTACCAACGAGAAGTCAGCTAACTTAATTCCCTTGCCCAAGGTAGCCCAAGTAGGAAGTGGTCAAGCCAGCACTGGCAACCAGGTCTGTCAGATGCCAGAACCTTGCTTTTAATTGCTGTGCTCTACTGAGTCCATAAGTAGGTGTCAAAACATGACAGGCTTCCCATACATATGGGTTAAGCTGTTCAAGAGAGAACAGCTGATATTTGCAAAGCAATGAATAGAATTGTATGACTTACTTTATATATCTCTTCATATGTTTCTTCATCAATTTCTATAGTAGTCACAGTTTCTTCCACATCTCCCAAGATCATATTTAAATGTTGATCATAAGCCTACAGTGGGAGGGCACAGaaccaagaaatttaaaaatcaaattacaaaAATGATAAAGGCTTAACAATATGCAAATTGCTCAATTACAACTAAGGCATTTGATACTTACACCACAAACTTTTACACGCAAATAAAAAGTAATCCTACTGTACTAATATACTGTTTCTTCACAAGTCATTTCCAATGATTACTTAATTGacctgataaaaatataaaagtgctTATATggccaaaaataaatttacttcaaatcacttgaaattatttttaaagtctccaCCCCACTTGTTATCTAAGGCAGTCACATCATTTATAgtatttaattatgaaaaacagCAGATTCATCTTCATCATTTATCAATAGACATCCTTCAATTTCACCTATAACAATGTGacaagaaaaatacagtaaagaAGATAAAATCCTTTGTTTACTGGTAAGATAATGGCATTGCAGTCTTCTAAAGGCACACAGTAAACCACATGTCACAGAGAGAAAGTAAGTAGAGCAACACCCTGCCCATTTCTAACCTATCCAGAACTTAAATGTGTTTAGTGCCTGTGGGCTCAATCAATAAATGTTGCAGCTAAGATATTCAATCCAAGCTCCAAAGTTCATTCGTTTTATTGAAAGGTGCACTTTCTGGGACCTTGTTCAGAACTCAAGTTTACTTCTAACAACATGTTACATGGTTCGCCTGCTCACATCAAAATAAAAGTCACTTGTCAGCCATGTGGGGAACTGCTAAGCAGGGCACACTAACAAAAGCAAACATGTATAACTGAGAggcacaaaacaaacagaaagttgGGGCCATTTAGGATAGAGACCATCAAGTTTACACAGGGAACTGAAGAAGCCTCCAAGAGCCACAAACTCAAGTAATTAAACTCAATTCCATTTGTATTTCGAAAGTTACCACTATTCCTTTCCTGGAGTCTCTCTTCCTTTAAGGCCAGCTGTAGATTGTCTCCCTGGGTCCCTATTTCCTTTCCAAGCCCAGAGGTTCTTTATCTTTAGGTTTTGTGAAAGGTAGAACCACAGTACTTAAGAGTGGGGCTCAGGTCAGACAACCtagattcaaattctggctctccCTTTACTGTCAAGTGACTGTACCTTTCTGAGCCTGAGCTTCGCCTGAGCTTCCTACACTGCAAAGCAGGAATAATTAGTATGTATCATCATAgagttgttataaagattaaatgagatatcgCACACAAAATGCTTAGAATAATAGTACCTGGTCTATAattaatgctcaataaatgttagctatttttaattactttaaggTAGAGTAGCAACACTAAAAACAACACACTTAGGAAAGTAACAAGTCATTAAGGAGAAGCAAAACCTTCGGGGTACTCTATGAACAAATGGGATTATTTCAAGGGACCAATTCTACAGATATTTTGCAGATATGCACAAAGAAATACGTAAAAAAATGCTTACTGcaagtatttatgtatttgtagcaagaaatgaaaaaaaaatcgaTCACTATCATATACAGAATCCTAGgtagtcattaaaaagaataaaggaaaattaaatgcaCTCATGATCAATAATTTCCAAGAaagattaagtgaaaaaaaaaaaaaggtgctgaaAAACATGTATGGCAAGATCCATACATGTAGAGGTAAGGTGTACATAATGCAAGtatgtgcatatgtacatatatgagtgtatatgtgtaaacatacagaaaagataacccaatttttaaattttattttttgtagagacagggtctatgttgcccaggctggcaacacagagaactcctggcctcaagtgatcctcctgccccagtctcccaaagtgctgagattacaggaatgagccactgcacctggccaagataaTCCAGTTTTTAGTAGCGATTACCAGTAGAGGAAATGGGATTTCACTTTTTACTCTAGATATTTTTGTGCTGTTTaacttttcataataaaacacatatttgtgttttaaatttaaaaaacatttaagaatggaggacaaataaatattatttacaaataaacagaagggaaaaatgaagggaataaaaatgttctataatagatgtatttctattaaaagaaaaaatgttaaaaatgtgaaTACATGCCGCTTTCTTTGGCTTATGGAAATATGGGTGACTTTCCACTACCCTCTCTTCCTTCAAAATACCCTTTCACTCTGGACAGGTTTTACATTTCAAGGGAGTTGGGGTAGGAAGGAATCTGATTTCAAGGCAACTTGATAAATTTACTTACATGTAATCTGCCTCGAAGCTCTCGGTCATTTCTCATTTTCACATAAATTCGCTCATCTAGGCTGAGCCTGATAAGATCCAGGGGCTCCTCTACAGTGTTGGTAGTTTGTTGCTGATAAAAGAAACAGGCTTAGTAATGTAGTACTAGAGTTAGAGTAGTGCTTAAATCACTGCTatgctgtgtgaccatgggcaagttatttaacctttttctgcctcagtctcctaatctgtaaaatggagataatagtgtCTACCTAATACTGTTTTTGTGAGGCTTAAGTGATATATATGAAGGCTTAGAACAGAGCTTTTCACATAGTATATGCTATATAAATGTAGGTTGAAACACACATACATAAGAAGGAGTTACACAGCAAAATAATCATGACTATACTTTGTTCCCTCAAAATCCAAACTGCCTGACCCAATTTCAGGGTATAGGGTCTCAGGGACTTTAGCTTTATCTCAAATATTATGTAATCATTGGAAAAACACTCACTTAATGCCTACCATACACTAGTCAGAATGCCAAGTAGAGGTGTAGGTTTATGGGAAGATTATGAATTCGGCACAGGTTGAGTTTAGGCTGCCAACTGGCCAGTAAGATGAATATATTTAGTAGCCAGTATAGAACACTTGTTGAAAGCACTggcttagccgggcatggtggcacatgcctgtagtcccagctactccaagagctgaggtgggaggattgcttgagcctgggaggtggaggttgcagtgagccaagatcgtgccactgcactccagcttgggcaacagagtgagactgtctttaaaaaaaaaaaaaaaaaaaaaggaagcaagcacTGGCTTTGCAGTCAGGCAGTCCGGGTTCAACTCCTGGCTGTGACCTGACACTTATGAACTGAGATTAAAAATCATGCCATCTGTAATTCTCAGATTCTTCATTTGTAATTGAGAAAGTCACAACCTTTTTTCTGGGTTCTTATGAGGATTAAACTAGTTAATGCATTCGAAACAGTGCcaggaaagcagaaaatattaatacttaGAAATGGTTcctattggccgggtgtggtggctcacgcttgaatcccagcactttgggaggctgagaaaggcagatcacctgaggtcaggagtttgagaccagcctggccaacatggcaaaaccctgtctctagtaaaaatacaaaaattagccgggcgtcgcagcacacgcctgtagtcccagctacttgggaggctgagacaggagaatcgcttgaacccaggaggcagaggttgcagtgagctgagatcgcgccattgcactccagcctgggagatagagtgagactccatccaaaacagagaaaagaatagaaaagaaaaggaaaagaaaagattcctattaatattatattattaaggAACTGCTGGAAACATTGGTTTTAGAGGTCAGGGCTAGGATGACTTGGGGTCACCCACATGGAAGGGATAGTTGCAGCCGCTAAGAGttagaaagatcattcaaggaGAGCTTCTTCAGTAAGTACACAAGGCCAGTGGAGGAAGGTAACTGAATTCGTAACAGGATCTGAAGATTCAAAAGGCctgatgagagaaaaaaataacctaaCTCAAC encodes the following:
- the LSM3 gene encoding U6 snRNA-associated Sm-like protein LSm3 isoform X4, coding for MADDVDQQQTTNTVEEPLDLIRLSLDERIYVKMRNDRELRGRLHAYDQHLNMILGDVEETVTTIEIDEETYEEIYKSTKRNIPMLFVRGDGVVLVAPPLRVG